From one Deinococcus aerophilus genomic stretch:
- the lpdA gene encoding dihydrolipoyl dehydrogenase, with product MDSFDVLVIGGGPAGYVAAIRAAQLGFKTACVDDFTRNGKPSLGGTCLNVGCIPSKALLDSSEKFEMIQHDAADHGIQVAGASIDLAKMLSRKTGVVDKLTGGIAYLFKKNKVTSIPGLGQLVRQDGEDWVVNAAGTEVKARHVIVATGSSPRELPLAPFGGHIVENSGALAFTEIPGRLGVIGAGVIGVELGSVWRRLGAQVTVLEALPGFLMAADDAVSKEALKHFKKQGLDFHFGVKITKVEQDDAGVTVTYTEKDQEVTAQYDKLIVSIGRVPHTAGLGADAVGLALDERGFVKVDNHYRTNLPGVYAIGDVIGGAMLAHKAEEEGVALAEMLAGQAGHVNYDVIPWVIYTSPEIAWAGLTEKAATDAGHRVKTGQFPFSANGRALGHNDTRGFVKVVADADTDKLLGVHMVGPNVSELIGETVAIMEFGGSSEDLARTIHAHPTLSEVVKEAALAADKRALHM from the coding sequence ATGGATTCCTTTGACGTGTTGGTGATTGGCGGCGGCCCGGCAGGCTACGTGGCGGCCATCCGGGCAGCGCAGCTGGGCTTCAAGACCGCCTGCGTGGACGATTTCACGCGGAACGGCAAACCCTCCCTGGGCGGCACCTGCCTGAACGTGGGCTGCATTCCCAGCAAGGCCCTGCTGGATTCTTCCGAGAAGTTCGAGATGATTCAGCACGACGCGGCCGACCACGGCATTCAGGTCGCCGGCGCGAGCATTGACCTCGCCAAGATGCTGTCGCGCAAGACCGGCGTGGTGGACAAGCTCACCGGCGGCATCGCCTACCTGTTCAAGAAGAACAAGGTGACCTCCATCCCGGGACTGGGCCAGCTGGTCCGGCAGGACGGCGAGGACTGGGTGGTCAACGCCGCCGGCACAGAGGTCAAGGCCCGGCACGTGATCGTGGCGACCGGCAGCAGCCCGCGTGAACTTCCGCTGGCCCCTTTTGGCGGCCACATCGTGGAGAACAGCGGCGCCCTGGCATTCACGGAAATTCCGGGCCGGCTGGGCGTGATCGGCGCGGGCGTGATTGGTGTGGAGCTGGGCAGCGTGTGGCGCCGTCTGGGCGCGCAGGTCACGGTTCTGGAGGCCCTGCCCGGCTTTCTGATGGCTGCCGACGACGCCGTGAGCAAGGAGGCCCTCAAGCACTTCAAGAAGCAGGGCCTGGACTTCCACTTCGGGGTGAAGATCACGAAGGTCGAGCAGGACGATGCCGGGGTGACCGTTACCTACACCGAGAAGGACCAGGAAGTGACCGCGCAGTACGACAAGCTGATCGTGTCCATCGGGCGCGTGCCGCACACGGCGGGCCTGGGTGCAGACGCCGTGGGCTTGGCGCTGGATGAGCGCGGCTTCGTGAAGGTGGACAACCACTACCGCACCAACCTGCCGGGCGTCTATGCCATCGGCGACGTGATCGGCGGAGCGATGCTCGCCCACAAGGCCGAGGAGGAGGGCGTGGCCCTGGCCGAGATGCTCGCCGGACAGGCCGGACACGTCAACTACGACGTGATTCCCTGGGTGATCTACACCAGCCCTGAGATCGCCTGGGCCGGCCTGACCGAGAAGGCAGCCACGGATGCGGGCCACCGGGTCAAGACTGGGCAGTTTCCTTTCAGTGCCAACGGCCGCGCCCTGGGCCACAACGACACGCGCGGCTTCGTGAAGGTGGTCGCCGACGCCGATACCGACAAGCTGCTGGGTGTCCATATGGTGGGCCCCAACGTCTCGGAACTGATCGGGGAAACGGTGGCGATCATGGAATTCGGAGGCAGCAGCGAGGACCTCGCCCGCACCATCCATGCCCACCCCACGCTCAGCGAGGTGGTCAAGGAAGCGGCCCTGGCGGCAGATAAGCGCGCGCTGCACATGTAA